DNA from Sulfodiicoccus acidiphilus:
TCCTCCATCTTGGTCACTGCCTTCAGCTCCTCGTAGTCCACATTGACCTTTTCCACGGCGTCTCTGGCTAGATACCTATCCGTCGCTAATACCACGGCTACAGGCTCTCCGACGTACTTCACTGTGTCATGGAATATGTATCGTGGAGCGTCCTTCAAGTGTGACGTATCTATGTAAGTCACCCAAGGCCTCATGGGTTCCTTTAGGCCCAGGTCCCTCTTGGTGAAGACCGCCACCACTCCCTTACTTTTGACTGCGTCACTTGCGTCTATAGACCTCACTCTGGCGTGAGGGTATGGAGACCTCACGAAGGCTGCGTGGAGTCCCTGGAAGTTGATGTCGTCTATGTAATTTTGCCTCCCCGTTATCAGTCTAGGGTCGAAGACTCTCTTTATGGGCTTTCCGACGTAGGTCATGCTCCCATCCTCTTAGCTGCCTCCCTTACGGCCTTTACTATGTTCTGATAGCCAGTGCACCTGCACAAGTTCCCATGCATGTAATTCCTTATCTCCTCCTCGCTCGGGTTCTTGTGTTCCTTTAGTAGGGCATAGGCGTTCATTATCATACCAGAAGTGCAGTATCCGCACTGCAGGGCGTGGTTCTCCCAGAACGCCTCTTGGAGCGGGTGGAGTTTACCTTCGACTGAAAGGCCCTCTATGGTGGTTATATCCGACCCGTCGGCTTGGACAGTCAATACGGTGCAGGACTTAATCGGCTTACCGTTCATTAAGACTGTACAGGCCCCGCAGACCGATGTGTCACATCCCACCTTAGTGCCAGTCAGTCCGATGTCTCTTAGGGTGTGAACTAGTAACTTCCTAGGCTCCACTTCAACCTGGTGGACCACGTTGTTTATCCTCAGACTGACCTTCGTTGTCTCTCCTGGTCTAACCAAAGTGGACATCACGATGCACCTCTCAGTCCTCTCATTGTCACTAGCTTGATCAGTTCTTTACGATAGGACGAACTGGCCCTCACGTCAGAGGGCGGAGACGCACCCTTCAAGGCGAGTTCTGCGGCCTCCCTCAAGTTCTCTTCGTTTAGCTTCCTTCCCTTTAGAAACTCCTCGGCTTCCTTAGCTCTGTAGGGTCTGTCAGCGGCGCTGGCGTAACTGAGTCTCACGTCTTCCACCTCCTCTCCCTTCATCTTCAGCATTACAGCCGCGGAAACTATAGCATAGTCTCCGGCTCTCCTCACTAGCTTCACGTATGTCGTCTTGTAGTCTGCGTGGGTTGGGATCTTTATTTCGCGCAGTATCTCCCCCTGCTTCAGTTGGGTAGTGAATGGACCCTTGAAGAAGTCTGAAGCCTTAACTTCCCTCTCTCCGTTAACGGACTTAACTACGAATCTGGCCTCTGCTGCAAGGAGGACAGCTGGGGAATCTGAGGCAGGATCGGCGTTGCAAACGCTGCCCCCCAATGTCCCCATGTTCCTTACCTGCGAGTCACCAACTTGTGAAAGCGCTTTAACGAGAAGGGGAGTAGCCTTTCTCAGCTCTGTTCTGGACAGGATCTCTGAGTACTTGGTGGTAGCCCCGATCCTTACTTCATTATCTGACAGGTTAAAACCATTCATGTTCAGAGGAGTCAGGTCAACCAAATAGGAGGGGTTGGCAACCCTTAGGCGCATCATGGGAATTAGACTCTGTCCACCTGCCAGTGGGCGACTATCCTTCTCTTTCTCTAAAAACTTTAGGGCCTCTTCTATGGTGGAGGGTCTAAAGTATCCGACCTCTCTAGGGTACACGCCTAAATAGTATCATTATGGAATATAAACATGTTTTAGAACTGAGCTCACAGTAGTCCAGACTCTTGGAACCTTGCCAATTCATCGTGTCCTGCCGCTTTCCTAACGAAAGGTTTTATGTCACCGTACACAACCGTCCTTCACGTTAAAGGTAAGCGGACGTTTGAAGAACACGATCCTTATCGCCCTTCTAGCTCTACTACTCTGTCAGGTCGTCTTCGGTAGTACAATACACTTCAACTGGACCCAGAATACTCTCACTTCCTCTAGGGAGTTTGCTGGCCTCGTGGCTGCTGGAGCTAACATTACTGGGGTATCTGCTGTCCTCACCCTTCCTGAAATGAAAGAGAACAGCTCCTCGCTTGGTCAGTTGTCTAAGTTCCTCTTAGGCTACTGGATAGGATTGAGTGCAGGGGGATCCTTCGTCCAGGCCGGGCTCATACCGGTTATAACTACTGAGCAGATCGGAACTCAGAGCTTTTACACTTTCGTAGGGTGGGAGTCCTTCTTCATGTATATGCAAGATGGGGTCTACCTTTGGCCTCAAGGCAATGTGACGTTCTATTCTCAGGGTTTTCCTCCCTCAGAGATACGAGGTCTGGTAGATGCCTCTCGAGTCGTCGAGGTTAAAGGGGGTGAAGTAAACGTAACCGTCAGAGAAGTTAGGTCGGGAGAGTTGCTGGCCACCTTTAACGGTACTCTAGGAGGAAAAGTCGTGGTGCGTGGATCGTTTGATCAGGCCATGTTCGAGGTGGAGCTCTACCCACCTACTTATCCGAATGGAACTCAAGTTCCCGCTCCTCCACCTACTTACTTTCCTAACATCACTTTCTACGATCCGCTAGTTTTCGAGAATGGCTCTTGGATCACCCCAGTGGTTTTCACTGGTTTTTCCCAACCCTTAGGAATAGAGGTCACCTATACAGGAGAGTCAATCGAGGTGTACAGAGCACCTCTAGGGGGCAACGTAAGCTCATCGCCCTACATGCTTCGGGAACTTCTAGCCCCCTTACCGCTAACGGCTACTTTGGTATTGGCAATAGTTGTATTCCCTCGGAGACTATCTGGAAAGTAAGTCTTGGGTTGCACAGCTTCGCCGAAATCGTTCACATCTACTCAGAACAGGCCATTGAACCCGGACTTCTCTTGAATCCCCAAGATTTAACCTCCAGCTGCTTTATCTCAGCTCGTGAGTGTTGAGCTACGATCGGTCACCAAGAGGTACGGGGACTACAAGGCCGTAAATGGTGTTAGTCTTCATATAGAGAAGGGAGAGCTCTTCGTGTTCCTAGGTCCTTCGGGTTCCGGTAAGACGACCCTCCTCAGACTGGTAGCGGGACTGGAGAAGGCGGATGAAGGCAAGATAATATTGGACGGAACTGACGTCACATCTTTACCCCCCTCTAAGAGGAACGTCTCCATGGTCTTTCAGAATTATGCTCTCTTCCCTCACAAGACCGTCCTTCAGAATCTCTTGTTACCTGTGGAAGGAGATAGGGACGCTCTATCCAAGGTGAGGGACGTTGCAGCCAAGCTAAAGATAGATGACCTCCTCGACAGATACCCAAGTAGTCTATCAGGTGGGCAGCAACAAAGGGTAGCCCTGGCTAGGGCTCTAGTCAAGTTACCCAGGCTTTTTCTAATGGACGAACCCCTCTCCAACCTAGATGCTCCACTAAGGTTCTCTGCTAGACACCTAATAAGGGAACTCCAGCGAGAAAGTGGGATAACTACGATCTACGTCACCCACGATCAGGGAGAGGCCATGGCAATTGCTGATAGAATTGCTATCATGAATAGGGGGAGGATAGTCCAAGTCGGTGCTCCAGAGGAGGTTTACAACGAGCCCACCGACCAGTTCGTGGCCTCCTTCATAGGGTACCCTCCGATGGTAATAGTGGACAGTGTCGGAGTTAGAGCAGAGGACGTGGTGTTGGGCCAAGGCGAGAGGAACGGTGTAGTGAAGGATGTGGAGTTCATGGGAGACCGATATTTGGTTTATGTTTCTGAGGGAGAGAAGGAAATCATGGCCTTCTCCAGAACCAAGCCGAAGATAGGGGATAATGTAAGGTTTTCTATAACTAAGTTCTTCAAGTTCGAAGAGTTCAGAGCTCACTGAGGACCCGGAGAGTCTCCCTCACGTGGCTCACTGGATCGAAGAGCGAACAGTACCTGAACCTCTCCTTCCCTACACTATCCACTAGTACGGTCGCCCTGCATTTCATGAAGTCCTTGAGTCCGAATCTTTGTCTCAAGGCATCCTTCGGATCGCTAACTAGCGTGAAGGGGAGCGAGAACTCCTCGGAGAATTTCACGTGGGTGTCGACAGGATCCTTACTCACTCCTATTACTTCGGTCTCAAAAGAATGGAAGTATTCTATCTTGTCTCTGAAGGCTATCGCCTCCACCGTACATAATTTGGCGAAGTCCTTGATGTAGAAGAACAACACCAAGTTCCTCCCTCTATACGAGTTCAAGTCGAAGTCGCAAACTTCCTTAACTTTCATGGGTTGGGCCAATAGTTCCCGATTATAACTTCATTTTTCCTGTTTTAGTTGTAGAATATGCGTGGGAGGAATTGACAGGATCTGTGTATATTAACAGTCATAACCTTGTCAAATACTATTCTCATTTTCAGAATATTGTAGAAAGTGTATGGTAAGGTTTAAATCAGGCTAGGAGTGATGCAGGTCATGAGCGAAGGCTGGTACGAGATCTCCCTTAAGATGCACAGGAAGTACGGTGGAAAGATAGAGGTTCTGCCGAAAGTTCCAATATCCAGCCTCAAGGACTTCGCCGTCTGGTACACCCCAGGTGTGGCCGAGCCATCTAGGAGCATATCCAAAGACCCTGACCTCAGTTTCGAGCTCACCTCCAGGTGGAACACCATAGCTGTTGTGACGGACGGTACGCGGGTCCTGGGTCTGGGGAACATAGGCCCAGAGGCTAGCTATCCAGTGATGGAGGGAAAATCAATGATATTCAAGTACTTGGGGGAGTAGATGCTATTCCATTGCCTATCAGAGTCAGTAACGCGGATGAGTTCATAGATACCGTTAAAAGACTTGAACCCGCCTTCGGGGAATAAACCTCGAGGACATCGAGAGTCCTAAGTGTTTCCATATTCTCGATAGGCTCAGGAAGGAGATGCAGATACCAGTGTGGCACGACGACCAGCAAGGCACCGCCACGGCTATACTTGCTGGCTTAATCAATGCCCTCAAGTTAGTTAATAAGAAGCTCAATGACGTGACCGTGACGCTCATAGGAGCAGGCGCAGCAAACATAGCAGCAGCGAGGCTTCTCATCAGGGCTGAAGTGAAGCCTGGGAACATGATCCTTGTGGATAGGGTAGGGATATTGAACTCCTACAGGGAAGACATGGATAGAATGATGTTCGAGAACAAATGGAAGTACGAACTGGCCCTCCAGACTAACTCAGAGAACAGAACGGGAGGAATCGAGGAGGCCATGCGGGGAGTTGACGTGGTCATCGCTACCTCCACTCCCGGTCCAGGAGTAATAAAGAAGGAATGGGTAGCTAAGATGAACAAGGATCCAGTGGTGTTTGCTTTGGCCAACCCAGTTCCCGAGATATGGCCCCACGAAGCCAAGGAGGGAGGGGCCAAGGTAGTGGCAACCGGTCGTAGTGACTTCCCCAACCAAGTCAACAATAGCTTAGTGTTTCCCGCGGTGTTCAGGGGCGTGTTGGACGTCAGAGGCAGGACAATCACAGACGACATGGCCGTAGCCGCAGCTAGGGCACTTGCAGCGTACGCCGAGGAGAAGGGTCTCAACGAAGACTACATCCTCCCCACTATGGAGGAGACTGGGGCTTATATAAGGACAGCGGTAGCTGTTGGGGAGAAGGCCATGGAACTAGGGCTTGCTAGGGTGAGCAGGACGCGGGAGGAGCTACAGGCATCCGCAGCTAAGGCCATTACTTCATCAAAGGCTAAATACGAGGCCCTAGTTAAGGCCGGCTTAATAGAGGTGTGATAGGTTGGCCGTGACGGTCAGGGAAGCAAAGAAGGAAGATGCCGAGAGAATAATTGAATTGATGGTGCGATTAAAGAAGTTAAATGAGGAGTTCGATCCCCTTTACACGGTGAGGCAGGACATATACGACGTCGTTAAGAAGTTCGTGGAGGCCTCTATGGGGAAAGAGAACGTTGCTATGATTGTAGCAGAAGATCAGGAGGTGATCGGATTCGTGAGGCTCGAGATTAGATCGAGGATGTTCTATGAGCCCACCATGGAGGGAGTTATAACCGACCTATACGTCCTCCCTCCGTATAGACGCAAGGGAGTGGGGAAGGTCCTTATAGATGCTGCGATAAAGGAGCTCAAGTCGCGCGGGGTCTACTTGGCCTCCGCCGAGTTCCCTCCCATGAACAAGATATCCGTGGACTTCTATCAAAGGAGAGGGTTCAAGCCGTTACTCTACACTTTCTTTAAGGAAGTCTAATGGCCTCGAGGAAGCCGAGTTGGGTCATAAAGTGGCTGACGAGCTGGTGAGGCAGCTCCTTGTCGCGGGAGTCAAGCGCTTCTACGGTGTTCCAGGTGACGCGATAGATCTGGTAGTTGACGCAGTCAGGAAGACAGGGGCCACCTTCGTTCAGGTAAGACATGAAGAAGGGGGTGCTCTGGCTGCCTCTGCAGAAGCTAAGCTAACTGGAGGTCCGGGTGTCTGTTTAGGAACTTCAGGTCCTGGGTCCATCCACCTGCTCAACGGCCTATACGACGCGAAGCTGGACGGGGCACCGGTGATAGCTATAACCGGCCAAGTACCCACGGCTAAAATGTGGAGCAACTTCTTTCAGGAGGTAAACTTAAACAGACTGTTCGACGACGTAGCGATTTACAATGCCCAGCTGGTTAATCCCCAGGAGACGCCCTACGTAGTGGCCAGGGCTGTGAGGGAGGCTGTGACAAGGAAGGGAGTATCTCACATAAACGTTCCGGAGGACGTGTTGCGCATGGATGCTGTCCCGAGGGAGGTTACAGTGAAGGTGCCTGAAACTAGATACACATTTGCCCAAAGGGAAGTTATAGCTGACATAGAAATAAGTGCGAGGCCTGTGATAATTATAGGCAAGGGAGCTCAGGGCCTAGGGGAGGAGGTGCTCTCTCTGGCACGGAAAATAGGTGCCCCTATAGTTCACGCCCTCAATGCCAAAGGGGTGGTCCCAGACTATGTGCCCCAGGCCTTTGGGGGACTTGGGATGTCAGGAACAAGGGCTGCTAGAGAAGCTTTGAGTCGAGCGGACCTTCTGATTATGATGGGTACCTCCTTCCCGTTCGTCGAGTTCCTCCCCGACGTAAAAACCATACAGGTCGACGTTGAGCCATGGAAGTTCGGACTCAGGGCACCCGTCGTCCAACCTGTACTATGCGACGTAGAGACCTTCCTCAAGGAGGTCACACCATCCGTCAAAGAGAAAAAGGAGAAGTTTTACGACGAGCTTCAGAACGTCAAGAGGAGCTGGATGGAAGAGTTGACCGCTCTAGAGAAGCAGGGCACTAAGGTCAGACCAGGAGCCCTGGCCAAGGCCTTGAGTGAGGAAGTGCCCGAAGTGCCCGTCGTGGTGGACACGGGAAACGTAACTGTCTGGGTGAATAGACACTTCAGAGTCAAGAATCCCCGGAGGTTCCTCTTCTCCTCTTGGCTCGGAACGACCGGCTTTGGCGTCCCTGGCGGACTTGGAGCGGCCTTCGCCTCTAATTCTCAAGTACTCTCTGTGGTGGGGGACGGCGGGTTCGTAATGACAATGCAGGAGGTGTTAACCGCGCGGAAGTACGGTGTCCCCGTCAAGGTAGTGATCTTCAATAACTCCTCCTTCGGCATGGTTAAGGAACAACAGCAGGAAGCCGGTCTTCAACCCTTCGGTGTGGAGTTGGACAATCCAGACTTCGTTGAGCTAGGGCGTAGCTTCAATGTCCCGTCGAGGAGAGTGGAGGAAGCCTCAGAGTTGACTGACGCCCTGAGGTGGCTTCGTCAAGAGAAGGGGCCAGCGATCCTGGAGGTAGTACTAGATCCGAGAGATGTCCCACCCAAGGTATCGTGAAAAGGAGAATTCTCAACACAGTTAAATCTCCCAGAGGTAAGGCCACTTATGTACAGGTTCTCCGTCTCACGAAAGTTTAACTGCGACTCGAACTCGCTGTGGCTGAAGGTGAAGGACATAGATTCCGTCACAAAATATTGGAGAGGCCTCCGTAGCGTCAAGAAGATACAGGGTGACCTTTTCGAGGTCCGCTTCGCCTTTCCCGCGTCGGGCATAGTTAACATAAAGGCCGAAGAAGAGGCGAGGACACTCACCTTCACCTACATCAAGGGACCATTCAGAGGAACTAACGAAGTCCACGTCGGTGATGGAGAAATCACGTCCAGCTGGGAAGTGGAGTTCAACGGCCTCTACAAACTCATCGCTAGGAGTAACGTTCAGCACTTCTCCACGGGGGCCTCTCATGCCCTCCAGAGGTTGGTGGAGGAATGTGGGTCAGATTGACCTAGGCCTCAGGAGCGCCCAAGACGACGTGACTCCCTGCTTAGACCTCAGGACTTCGAACTGAGACAAGAGTTCCCTCCACTCGCTCTTCTTCACGTCTCTAGGGTCTTTAGAGAAGGGGAAACTCCTAACGGATATGTAGATAGTTCCTCCTGGTTTGACTATCCTCGCCAACTCCCTCACCACCTCCTTATGCTTCACCGTACAGCACAGAAGGTCTTTGGATAGAACGAAGTCGACTGAGGCTGAGGGAATGAAGTCCAGCTTCTCCGCAGGAGAGACGTAGGCCTTAACGTTCTTCAGTCCCTCTTTCTCCGCCCTCTCTCTGAGCACCCTTACCGCGGCCTCGTCCGAATCCACAGCGAAGACTAGGCCTTGAGGTCCTACCACCTTTGCTAGCGGCAAGGTGTAATACCCAGCTCCACATCCCACGTCTGCTACCACCATGCCCGGACTCACGTAAGTTCTTGCGAACTTCTCTGGAGACTCCGTTAACCTACGGAGTGGGTTGTTGAGGATGAAAACTGGAACGTGTCTGTCCTCGATCACACCAGGGTTCTCACTCCCGAGCTCAAAAGTCTTGGTTAAGTAGTTCCTAATGCCCTCCTCAGCTCGGCGAAGTTGTTCTCAGCTCGGAAGAATACAGGTATGTCGTAGGGGGTGGCCGACTTGAAGCTAACCAGCAGCCACTCCCCCGTCTCCAACTCCAAGGTTCTATCGAGAAGCGCATCGCTTATGGCGAACGTTTCTCCCACTAACTGCCTGTCGTAAGGCCTGGGTAACGTACTTATGAAGTACGTATGAAGTTGCTGGAGCGCGTTGGTGTTGAGGTAGGCCAACCTCTGCGAGCTTATGAGGGAGTGAAGGTGGTACTTCCTACCTTGCCTGAGGAGCTTCTCCACCGCCTCACTCGACTTCTCACTCATGTTCTTTTGTCTTGTGTCGAAAGGAATGAACTCCTGCGCCTCATCGAGAACGAAGAGCACTGATGGGGAGGCGGAGAACATCTTCTTCCTCCTGTTCATAACCTCGTTTATTACGTTGGAGACGACGAACCTGGCCTCTTCCACTTTAGGACTCTCGACCACGAAGAGTCTGGGCGACACCTCCGAGTCCTCAAGAATTTCTATTGCTAACTTCTCAATGTCGTAGTCCTCGCTCACCGGCTCCACGTTGGTGGAGGAGAGGTACGACCTGAGCCCGTTAATGAAGGAGAATATTGAGGACGTTTCCCTGAGCTTGGACCGGTTGGCCACCTCCTCCACCTCGTCCAGCAGTCCGTTCACTCTCTCGTCAACGATGTCGTCCTTACTCAGCTTGTTCTCCCTCATTAACGCGTCCAGTTTTTGAAGCATGGTGAACAGCACAGGTTTCTGGGAGGCCGCGTAGTTGTCGGAAATCTGGCCGTTCACTAAGTCCACCAGGTCCCCGTAGGTCATAAGCACCTGCGAGCTAGACGGCACATACATATACCTGACTTTCTCCTCCTCTATTAGCCTCTGGGTAGTAACCCTGAACTTGTCCCTGAGGTCATCTAGCTCCTCTGGGACTACGTGGAGTCTCATGAAGCGTCTAGAGGCCTCCACTGGCGATGGTGGTAGTCTCTCCGCCGTCAGGACACGCGAGTTATACCTCACCAACTGATCGAAGAGGAGCGTGAAGTACTCCATGGATATGTCGAACACCACTACCTTGAGATTCCTCATGGTGCCTAAGGCCCTCCTTACTAGTAACGAGACCAGGTTCGACTTCCCAGAGCCAGTGAACGCGAACACTCCAACGTGATACCTCACTGCCTTCTCTAGGTCAATTCTCAGTTCTACTCCGTCCCCTAAAACCCTTCCGAGGGGTTCGCTGGAGCTCGAACACACCAACCTCTGGTAAGCTTCCCTACTCAGCTGATACACCGCGGAAGCGGGAAAAGGAGGCGAGTATCCCCTCCTGAAGGTCACCTTAGAGGAGTCCATCAGATACCCAACTGGCACAGCGTACACTTCTACCCAGCTTTCGGGAGACCCCTTCTCCCAGCTCCTCTCCACTTCATCCATGACCTCGTCCCTTATTTCCTTGGGGATGGATCCCTCTAGGTTTATCATGGAGTAATGGAGTGGCAGGAAGTCCACGATCTCCAGGAGTAACATCTCTCCTCCCATCGACTTCACTGCGAGAACCCTCCCCACGCTGAGCTTGAGTTCTGGGGTGTAGGGAACCTCGATCACGAAGCTCCTGAAGCTTATAGTTCCTCTACCGTCTGACGTCGGTCTCGTGACTACTCTTACTTCCCTCAGTCTACCTATTGGGCCTTCCAAAGGCCCTTGCCGACTCGACGATCCTCCTGAAGTCCCTATATCGCACCTGCCTCCTTGTCAAAAGGAAGTCCATCGTCCTTTTGAATTTGTCCCTCTTGAACTTGGCCAGTTTGTCCGCTAGGAAGAGCGGGTAGTTATATCCCAAGGCCTCCGGAACGGGCTCGTTCCCCATCACTCTTAGGAGTCTGAACACCTGTCCTGCAGAGAGTTGCTTGGTCCACTCCGTCATGAATATCCAGGATGACTTCCTAAGCTTGAAGAAGGCCCTCCTAGGCGCAGTTGTAGGATCCTCTACCATCCATGGCACTTCCCTTCCTAGAAATCTCTCCCTCCCTGGGAAGTCCTTCACTACCGCAATAGCGTTGGCCGGTAATCCCAGTTGAGCGTCTCTGGAGAGCATCCTGTCCATCAGGACGAGGTCTACCTGCTCCAAGGAGGCCTGAGCGTACTCCATTCTCCTCATGGCATCCTCCCCATTTCCCTGAAACATACTGTCCACAGACGATAGACCCGTGAGTCTGAACCCCTTATTATCGACCTGCCCGTAGACTATGGCAACTACAACGTAGGATAACTCCCCTTCGTCCGTCTTGACGGTATGGAGACTGCCATCTAGGGCGGCGAAGCTCATGGGAGATAACTCCTCTTCCCCTACATTTATAAGCGACCCGACTTCACGGAGCAAGTGCTCAGGACCCCTCTCACACTCCTCACTGACGTTTTTATGCCTTCTCTCCGCGTACTCGCGGCCAAGAGGTTGAGAGAACTTGGAATGAGTCAGACTAGGATAGCGAGTCTTGTAGGGGTGAGTCAACCCGCAGTTAGACAGTACCTCGACGAAGATGAGGAGAAGGTGATAGAGAGGCTGATCAACCTAGGCCTCGCTAAGGAAGAGGTGAATGAATTAGTGGACCAGGTAACTCAGTTGCTGTCGTCGGAGGACGTTGAAGCTGTAATGTCCTTCGTAACTACGAGGGGACTGAAACTACTTTCTGACCTTAGGTTTTGTCAGTTCCACAGGTCCCTTGATCAGGAAGTCCCCCCCACCTGTTCTATTTGTTCATCTCTTTACATAGAAAGTGAGGAGGAGCTCATGCGGCAGGCCTTGGCCATGATACAGGACGAGGACGTTTCTGAGCTCATTCCTCAAGTGATGAGTAACATGGCTTTCGCTAAGTGGGGAGCGAAGGGACCGAACGACGTAATAGCGGTCCCCGGAAGGATAACGAAAGTTCACGGCGTCCCCAGGCCAGCGTCCAGGCCTGAGTGGGGAGCTAGTGCACACTTGGCTAAGATACTCCTAAGGGTGATGGAGAGCAGACATGGACTAAGGGCTGTCATGAACCTAAAGTACGACGATTCTGTGGAGAGGGCGTTGCTGAAGCTTGGACTTCCCTACGTCAAGGTGCGAGGCGAGAGTGGAGACGACGACGTCGTCGCAAGGGAGATAGCTGAGGCCATGACGGGGGAAGCCCAGGTCGCTCTACACCTAGGAGGGAGATGGTTGGAGCCCGCGACCTACGTGTTCGGGAGGGATCCGCTTGAGGTGGCGAAGAGGGTGTTGGGGTTAGCGAGGGAGTACGTGAAGCTTAGGTCCAAAAGGAGTCAGGCCTCCAAGTAGCCCACCACTCTCGGCTTCTTGGGCCTGGCATTGAGGTTGAGGAGCAGGAACCTCGAAGAGAAAGGAAGTCTTCTGTTCAGCCTCACCTCCACTTCTCCCTGTCCCTCCACTGAAGCCACGCTCGAGGATCCGGACGAAACAACATGAAACATACCAGGAGAGTAGTCGGCCCACTCGAACTTCACTAACTTCCCTCTAATCGAGTCAACTACTTTAGTCTCTGGCTTGACCATGGAGTAGAGCCCCCTGAGCTCCTCTTGACGCACGTTCTTCAGTGCTATACCTACCCTAACACCAGGGCCTACAGCGTCCTGATCCTCATCTAGCACTTGTATGCTCTTAACCTCGACCTCCTTCCCTTGAGGGAGTGTCAGCAATCTATCGTGAACCCCTAACTGTGTGCTAGAGAAGCCCAGTACTACAGTCCCAATCCCTCTCACTTGGAATACCTTGTCCACCGCAATGTACCCCCTATCTGGGGTTTCATACGAAACTTCCTTCACCTCTTGGGAGATCTTCCCAGCTAGAGAGGTACCATTGAGGAGTTTGCCGGCCACTTGAGTAGACGCTATTACACTACCCTCGATGCCTGAGGCCTCACTCAAGAGTAGAAGCTCTCC
Protein-coding regions in this window:
- a CDS encoding thiamine-phosphate synthase family protein codes for the protein MLRTPLTLLTDVFMPSLRVLAAKRLRELGMSQTRIASLVGVSQPAVRQYLDEDEEKVIERLINLGLAKEEVNELVDQVTQLLSSEDVEAVMSFVTTRGLKLLSDLRFCQFHRSLDQEVPPTCSICSSLYIESEEELMRQALAMIQDEDVSELIPQVMSNMAFAKWGAKGPNDVIAVPGRITKVHGVPRPASRPEWGASAHLAKILLRVMESRHGLRAVMNLKYDDSVERALLKLGLPYVKVRGESGDDDVVAREIAEAMTGEAQVALHLGGRWLEPATYVFGRDPLEVAKRVLGLAREYVKLRSKRSQASK
- a CDS encoding translation elongation factor, with product MIRGYVATILSTNLDLGMEIGRKLGKLHEDEATKIFYRKREDHLLSVLFPTGLPSRLVEAAECLTVSSSFFLRLPDSPKPEDGELLLLSEASGIEGSVIASTQVAGKLLNGTSLAGKISQEVKEVSYETPDRGYIAVDKVFQVRGIGTVVLGFSSTQLGVHDRLLTLPQGKEVEVKSIQVLDEDQDAVGPGVRVGIALKNVRQEELRGLYSMVKPETKVVDSIRGKLVKFEWADYSPGMFHVVSSGSSSVASVEGQGEVEVRLNRRLPFSSRFLLLNLNARPKKPRVVGYLEA